The DNA segment ATCGCAATATTCCAACGCCTGACCCGATCGGTTCACGCGATACCTTACGCAAATTCCTGGGTGGCACACCGGATGAATTTCCCGATCGCTATCATCAGGCCTCCCCGATTAATGCCGTAGCGGCAAACCTTCCTCCCTCATTACTAATTTATGGCGGCAAAGATCACATTATCCGGCCGAAATACGGGAAGTCATTGACTGAAGCCCTAAGTGCCAAGCATAACCCAGTCGCCTTTATCGAAATCCCTTGGGCGGACCATGCGTTTGATGCGGTATTTTCCGGTGTCAGCAATCAGCTAGCGCTATATTACACCGAGCGTTTTTTAGCCGCTAACTTGTACGGGAAATCATCTGAACCTACTCGATTGATTGATCCTGGGCTTTGATTGCGTAATCCCGAAAGCGCTCTAGGTCAGCATATAGCGTTGACTCAACCACTTTCCCCAGCGATAGCCCATTCATAATCTGACTGACAATCTGAGGAATCGCGTAAGCAATCGTCATTTTGACAATACTACCGGCCTCACCCCGATCGTAAAACCGAATTGCCCCACGATTGGGCAAACCATCGATCGATTCCCACTGGATAATTTGCTTCGGGGTTTGCTTGACGATCCTGGCTTTCCAGTTAAAGACCAAACCGTTCGAGCCGAGCTTCCAAATCGAAACACTCGGGTCATCCGGCTCAATTACCACCCCTTCAATCCACTTCATCCAGCGCGGCATTTGCGTCAGGTCCGACCAGAGACTCCACACCAGCTCGATCGGTGCATCAACCTCAATTTGCACAGTATGTTCTAGCCATTCAGCCATAACGAAATCCCCAGAGGATGCGTGGAAGTTATCAGTCTAACGTAGCCCGTCGCCGATTGTTGAGTGCTGAGAACCGTCAACAACCGATTTTCAGTTGGTGATTAGGCATAGGAGTACTTAAATAATCCCTCCCCCTTCACCCGATAACCCGTCGGCTCCAAAATCACCTGTGCTGCTTGCTTGCCAGAGATTGTCGCCCCTTCCATACTGTCGATATAGTCTTGCTGCGTATAGCTCCCCGCCAAGAAGAAATTCGATACGGGGGTTTTTTGATTCGGGCGATAGGGGTCTTTACCCGGTTCCTCGCGATACAGCGACTGCGCCAGCTTCACCACATTTGACCAAGTCATATTCATCTCACGGGAAGAAGGGAACAGCTCATGGACCTGATTTAGCGTGTATTCCACGATCGCCTCAGTCTTCATCGGAATAAACTTATCCCCCGGCGTCAAAACGCATTGCAAGAGTGAACCCTGCCCCTCGCGGTAGTAATCCTTCGGGCTAGCCAAAGCCAAATCCGCAAAACAAGAGAAATCGGCATCCGCGCTATAGAGCAGATTATCAATGCCCGCTGGCTGCTCCACCTGCTTCGCCTTGGCCACATCCTGCAATTCCGTCACCCAACCATCAAACCGCAGTTGCACTGTTGCCACCGGCACCGCTTCCAGGCTGTAAATATTGTCAAACTCGGTAATCGATCGCCATTCCTTGGGCAACAAGCGTTGAATGCCAGGCACATCACAGGCGGCTAAATACCGATCGGCCGTTATGACCTCATCGCCATCACCATTGGCAATTCGCAGGCCCGTCACCTGGATCGCATCACCGGCGCCTTCAAATAGGATTTCCCGCGTTTGGCGGCGGGTATGAATCTTGGCCCCCTTAGCTTTGATATAATCGACGATCGGCCCGGTCAAATAGTTATGGGGTGAACCGGCCAACAGATTCAACTTCGATGCCTCAGTCTTCGCCGCAAACATCATAAAGATGGTCAGCATACAGCGAGCCGAGATATTCTCCGTATCGATAAAGCCCAAGGCCAAGGCGATCGGGTCCCACATTCGCCGCAAGCTGTGGTCATTCCCGCCGTGTCGTCGAAACCAATCAGCGAAGCTCACGTTATCGAGCGATCGAATCCACTTCATCCCGGCGTCGTAGTTCACCAGACCAGCCACCACGGGACTTGTCCCCAGGGCCATCGCATTGCGGAACTTATCAAAGGCGGTTAGCTGATCCGTGGTGAAAAAGGCTTTCATCCCGTGGAACGGGGCACCCAGCAGAAACTGAAAATTCAGTTGGCCGACTTCGCCGCCTTTATTTACAAAATTGTGGACATGCTCTTTGGGCCGCAGGTTCTCAAACCCGCCGACTTTTTTCAGCAGGGCAAATAGATTCGCGTAATTGTTGAAAAAGACATGCAGACCCATTTCGATGTGGTTGCCATCGTCATCTTCCCAGCTACCGACCTTACCGCCGAT comes from the Romeriopsis navalis LEGE 11480 genome and includes:
- a CDS encoding SRPBCC family protein; amino-acid sequence: MAEWLEHTVQIEVDAPIELVWSLWSDLTQMPRWMKWIEGVVIEPDDPSVSIWKLGSNGLVFNWKARIVKQTPKQIIQWESIDGLPNRGAIRFYDRGEAGSIVKMTIAYAIPQIVSQIMNGLSLGKVVESTLYADLERFRDYAIKAQDQSIE
- the zds gene encoding 9,9'-di-cis-zeta-carotene desaturase, yielding MRVAIVGAGLAGLAAAVELVDAGHEVEIFESRPFIGGKVGSWEDDDGNHIEMGLHVFFNNYANLFALLKKVGGFENLRPKEHVHNFVNKGGEVGQLNFQFLLGAPFHGMKAFFTTDQLTAFDKFRNAMALGTSPVVAGLVNYDAGMKWIRSLDNVSFADWFRRHGGNDHSLRRMWDPIALALGFIDTENISARCMLTIFMMFAAKTEASKLNLLAGSPHNYLTGPIVDYIKAKGAKIHTRRQTREILFEGAGDAIQVTGLRIANGDGDEVITADRYLAACDVPGIQRLLPKEWRSITEFDNIYSLEAVPVATVQLRFDGWVTELQDVAKAKQVEQPAGIDNLLYSADADFSCFADLALASPKDYYREGQGSLLQCVLTPGDKFIPMKTEAIVEYTLNQVHELFPSSREMNMTWSNVVKLAQSLYREEPGKDPYRPNQKTPVSNFFLAGSYTQQDYIDSMEGATISGKQAAQVILEPTGYRVKGEGLFKYSYA